A region of Mesorhizobium sp. M3A.F.Ca.ET.080.04.2.1 DNA encodes the following proteins:
- a CDS encoding L,D-transpeptidase translates to MLSAEAIPGKVRSGFPSGIASRQRLAVARQLAAVCVVGIALVSGGEPAAAGSAPPLPAMGPSLRKAVAFQSAEQPGTIVIRKQEKALYLVTSQGHALRYQISVGRDGFGWTGTVKVSAKTEWPEWRPPKEMRARQPELPAMVPSGPYNPLGARALYLAREGRDTLYRIHGTNDPKGVGFDGTSGCFRLTNTDVIDLFKRVAVGAKVVVE, encoded by the coding sequence ATGCTCAGCGCTGAAGCAATTCCAGGAAAAGTGCGCAGCGGTTTTCCGTCCGGAATTGCGTCGCGACAGAGGCTTGCGGTCGCCAGGCAGCTGGCCGCCGTTTGCGTCGTCGGCATTGCGCTGGTGTCGGGCGGCGAGCCCGCCGCCGCCGGATCGGCACCGCCGCTTCCGGCAATGGGTCCCAGCCTGCGCAAGGCGGTCGCCTTCCAGAGCGCCGAGCAGCCGGGAACGATCGTCATCCGCAAACAAGAAAAGGCGCTCTATCTGGTGACGAGCCAGGGCCACGCGCTGCGCTACCAGATCAGCGTCGGCCGCGACGGGTTCGGCTGGACCGGGACCGTCAAGGTCTCGGCCAAGACCGAATGGCCGGAATGGCGACCGCCGAAGGAGATGCGCGCCCGCCAGCCGGAGCTGCCGGCGATGGTGCCGTCGGGCCCCTATAATCCGCTCGGCGCCAGGGCGCTTTATCTTGCGCGCGAGGGTCGCGACACGCTTTATCGCATCCATGGAACCAACGATCCCAAAGGTGTCGGCTTCGACGGCACGTCGGGCTGTTTTCGCTTGACGAACACCGATGTGATCGATCTCTTCAAGCGCGTCGCGGTGGGCGCAAAGGTGGTGGTTGAATGA
- a CDS encoding pilus assembly protein TadG-related protein, protein MLRTVRAFWHDQSGIALILVSVMLPAIIGLSLLAIDMSRMNNLDNDLQKGTDALALAAAAELNGRSDAWTRAENALTNLVSNNTMFADGGPVSLTTGTGAATVDATYSACRSKGQVSWCFLASIPANDSDPITSANYAASATATRFIQVWAQPEGITPMFPVSVSSPGTATDKSYNLTDVSVAGFTSGVCNYTPVFMCNPYEMVNGTNSAGGATLEQAVTDPAIHRRLIELRKVGNGAAYGPGNFGFLAPPLDLGHGAQALAQAIATSKPRGCYSAEGVSTKTGQNTGQVQDAFNLRFGIKANGSGFDDPEYGPAENVRMGATSKDWQDQNGNITKDKCVAYNKLTFGDPGTMGLPKDQSTPYMGGRMGAGDYQLLGPGNYWQTNFGNASYPSSWNTTTPMRYEVYKYERAALANGTLPSLPPTVDQSMVGVKSPGGDIGTPPTQCLPPINTVDRRLIYGALLNCQALEAEGYDLNGNSTNLPVEAFASFFLTQPVAGANDDASVFVELVDITGRSGAGTLDNFLRDEAQLYR, encoded by the coding sequence ATGTTGCGAACTGTTCGCGCGTTCTGGCACGATCAAAGCGGGATAGCGCTGATCCTGGTCAGCGTGATGTTGCCCGCGATCATCGGCTTGTCGCTCTTGGCAATCGACATGAGCCGGATGAACAATCTGGACAACGACCTGCAGAAGGGCACGGATGCCCTGGCACTCGCCGCAGCAGCCGAATTGAACGGCAGGTCCGATGCTTGGACGCGCGCCGAGAATGCCCTCACCAACCTGGTGTCTAACAACACGATGTTCGCCGACGGCGGACCTGTTTCGCTGACAACTGGCACCGGAGCCGCCACGGTGGATGCGACCTATTCCGCATGCCGGTCGAAGGGGCAGGTTTCGTGGTGCTTCCTTGCGAGTATTCCTGCAAATGATTCCGACCCGATCACGTCGGCCAACTACGCCGCGTCGGCGACTGCGACCCGTTTCATCCAGGTATGGGCGCAGCCGGAGGGCATCACGCCCATGTTCCCAGTCTCAGTCTCCTCTCCTGGAACGGCGACCGATAAGAGTTACAATCTTACTGACGTCTCGGTGGCAGGCTTCACGTCGGGAGTTTGCAACTACACTCCGGTCTTTATGTGCAATCCGTATGAGATGGTGAACGGCACCAATTCCGCCGGTGGGGCCACGCTCGAGCAAGCGGTGACGGACCCGGCTATCCACCGCCGGCTGATCGAGCTCCGCAAAGTGGGCAACGGCGCCGCCTATGGTCCGGGCAATTTCGGTTTCCTCGCGCCGCCGCTGGATCTCGGCCATGGCGCGCAGGCGCTGGCCCAGGCGATCGCCACCTCCAAACCCCGTGGCTGCTATTCGGCTGAGGGTGTTAGCACCAAGACAGGCCAGAACACCGGTCAGGTGCAGGACGCGTTCAATTTACGCTTCGGGATCAAAGCAAACGGCAGCGGGTTCGATGATCCCGAATATGGGCCGGCGGAAAATGTACGGATGGGAGCAACGTCCAAGGACTGGCAGGACCAGAACGGCAACATAACCAAGGATAAATGTGTAGCGTACAACAAATTGACATTCGGCGACCCCGGCACAATGGGCCTTCCTAAAGATCAGAGCACACCTTACATGGGCGGGCGCATGGGTGCCGGGGATTATCAGCTACTTGGACCCGGCAATTATTGGCAGACCAATTTTGGCAACGCGTCGTATCCCAGTTCCTGGAATACGACCACGCCGATGCGCTATGAGGTCTACAAATACGAACGCGCGGCTTTGGCCAATGGCACGCTACCGTCGTTACCACCGACTGTCGATCAGTCAATGGTTGGCGTGAAATCACCTGGCGGCGATATCGGGACTCCGCCAACCCAGTGCCTGCCGCCCATCAATACTGTTGATCGTAGGCTGATCTATGGCGCACTCCTTAACTGCCAAGCGCTTGAGGCAGAGGGTTACGATCTGAACGGCAACAGCACCAACCTTCCCGTCGAAGCTTTCGCCAGTTTCTTTCTCACACAGCCGGTCGCGGGAGCGAATGACGACGCCTCGGTCTTCGTTGAGTTGGTCGACATTACCGGCCGCAGCGGGGCAGGAACGCTCGACAACTTCCTGCGCGATGAAGCGCAGCTCTATCGGTGA
- the cpaB gene encoding Flp pilus assembly protein CpaB — protein sequence MRANTVIMIILACVFGVLAVVLANIWLANQRNAMAQNDNVKRDTVVVAAVALKFGDTLSEDKLQEIAWPAGAVPAGAFRTTKDLLAGQGSKQALQTIGVNEPVLAGKITGPGQRATLSAVLGEGMKAVSIRVNDVLGVAGFVFPGDRVDILLTRTSLDGGAQKSFVDVLLQSVKVLAVDQVADESKDSPTVVKAVTVEVNTKDAQKLTLAAGAGQLSLALRQAAASKGETTERVTVSDLTGDTPEDVAKRQAELDRQKAAEAAAAADRKRIDGLAQAVERVGSQIDELSKVKPEPAVAPAPQTQEVVKEVVKYVQPEPPARATIGVFRGVKLETYDVPRLK from the coding sequence ATGCGCGCTAATACTGTCATCATGATCATCCTCGCCTGCGTGTTTGGCGTTCTGGCGGTTGTGCTTGCCAACATCTGGCTTGCCAACCAGCGAAACGCGATGGCCCAGAACGACAATGTCAAACGCGACACCGTGGTGGTGGCGGCGGTGGCGCTGAAGTTCGGCGACACGCTGTCTGAGGACAAGCTTCAGGAAATTGCGTGGCCCGCGGGCGCCGTTCCCGCCGGCGCTTTCAGGACGACCAAGGATCTGCTGGCCGGCCAAGGCAGCAAGCAAGCCCTGCAAACGATCGGCGTCAACGAACCTGTTCTCGCCGGCAAGATCACAGGCCCGGGCCAACGCGCAACGCTTTCCGCGGTGCTTGGGGAAGGCATGAAGGCTGTTTCGATCAGGGTCAACGACGTGCTGGGTGTCGCCGGATTTGTCTTTCCCGGCGATCGTGTCGACATCCTGCTGACCCGCACGTCCCTAGACGGAGGCGCGCAAAAAAGTTTTGTTGATGTGCTGCTGCAGAGCGTCAAGGTTCTCGCTGTCGACCAGGTAGCCGACGAAAGCAAGGACAGCCCAACAGTCGTCAAGGCGGTCACGGTTGAAGTCAACACCAAGGACGCGCAAAAGCTGACGCTCGCCGCGGGTGCCGGACAGTTATCGTTGGCGCTTCGCCAGGCCGCTGCCAGCAAGGGCGAGACGACCGAGCGCGTAACGGTCTCGGATCTCACCGGGGACACGCCGGAAGACGTCGCCAAGCGACAGGCCGAGCTCGACCGACAGAAGGCCGCCGAGGCGGCCGCCGCCGCAGACCGCAAGCGGATCGATGGGCTCGCTCAAGCCGTGGAACGCGTGGGCAGCCAGATCGATGAGTTAAGTAAGGTGAAGCCCGAGCCGGCTGTTGCGCCCGCACCACAGACGCAAGAAGTTGTAAAGGAAGTGGTCAAATATGTGCAGCCGGAACCGCCAGCCCGCGCTACAATCGGCGTGTTCCGCGGCGTGAAACTCGAAACATACGATGTGCCGCGACTGAAGTAA
- a CDS encoding AAA family ATPase — protein sequence MNAIDTRVTPTKRKQVALFSSDPNFKRDVTTRLDALAIYDVRVSEAVEFLKGPPVDARPGIIILDLGSGELLGNAGIVEARAAWSSVPLIAISDELTSEQTRVLVRMNASDWLHKPLDAKELLNAVTFHDTGNRGTKSRIITFISASGGAGATTLAISAAEHLASKSPDRAASTCLVDLDFQSANCGAYLNQFNQFDLTGIIGQPDRLDVELMDVIKLSRPSGLTLYSFERPQLPFEQQGADFVLRLLDLVAYRFDDIVIDLPNIETPWHDAVLRTSDEIFIVFELNVASLRQGKRLYKKIRELRGNGVSITLVANKHKRKWFGNHFSRSELEKIFKAPHIKSLALDNALLTDALNRAILPTEVDGRARFNKDLKAMFKERLDNAQR from the coding sequence ATGAACGCCATAGACACCAGAGTGACACCCACGAAACGCAAGCAAGTCGCGCTGTTTTCCTCCGATCCGAATTTCAAGCGCGACGTGACGACCAGGCTCGACGCGCTGGCGATCTATGACGTCAGGGTTTCGGAAGCGGTCGAGTTCCTGAAGGGGCCGCCGGTCGATGCGCGGCCGGGCATCATCATCCTCGATCTCGGCAGCGGCGAGTTGCTCGGCAATGCGGGCATCGTCGAGGCGCGCGCGGCGTGGTCGTCCGTGCCGCTGATCGCGATTTCGGACGAGCTGACCTCCGAGCAGACGCGCGTGCTGGTGCGCATGAACGCGTCCGACTGGCTGCACAAGCCACTCGACGCCAAGGAGCTGCTCAACGCCGTCACCTTCCACGACACCGGCAACAGGGGCACCAAGAGCCGCATCATCACCTTCATCAGCGCCAGCGGCGGCGCCGGCGCCACCACGCTGGCGATCTCGGCGGCCGAGCACCTCGCCTCCAAATCGCCCGATCGGGCCGCCTCGACCTGCCTCGTCGACCTCGATTTCCAGAGCGCCAATTGCGGCGCCTATCTCAACCAGTTCAACCAGTTCGACCTTACCGGCATCATCGGCCAGCCGGACCGGCTCGACGTCGAGCTGATGGATGTCATCAAGCTGTCGCGGCCGTCGGGCCTGACGCTCTATTCCTTCGAGCGGCCGCAACTGCCGTTCGAGCAGCAGGGGGCCGATTTCGTGCTGCGGCTGCTCGACCTCGTCGCCTATCGCTTCGACGACATCGTCATCGACCTGCCCAATATCGAGACGCCGTGGCACGATGCGGTGCTGCGCACGAGCGACGAGATCTTCATCGTATTCGAACTCAACGTCGCCTCGCTCAGGCAAGGCAAGCGGCTTTACAAGAAGATCCGCGAGCTGCGCGGCAACGGCGTCTCGATCACGCTGGTCGCCAACAAGCACAAGCGCAAATGGTTCGGCAACCACTTCTCGCGCAGCGAACTGGAGAAGATCTTCAAGGCGCCGCACATCAAGTCGCTGGCGCTCGACAATGCCTTGCTGACCGACGCGCTGAACCGCGCCATCCTGCCCACCGAGGTGGACGGGCGTGCGCGCTTCAACAAGGACCTGAAGGCGATGTTCAAAGAGCGGCTGGATAATGCTCAGCGCTGA
- a CDS encoding type II secretion system F family protein produces MLTSQTIIYFIYVLAAASVILAAEALYVSYSKGRSRAGTINRRLTRLAEEDEPAERTLQNLLRERGLTDSGDYIFGAVALNRLYTQSGVTGNPLTFAAVFILAGLVVALLLKLLAGFSAMPTLLAFIIVGFVLPVLFLRRARNKRILKFAKQLPNALDMIVRSLRAGHPVSVAVGLVAREMPDPLGTEFGIVSDEITFGLSIEQAARKLAERVGFEGLNLLSVSLSIQSKTGGNLTEILANLSSVLRERQKLRMKIRALSAEGRFSAWVISLFPFVMFAILWVAAPSYYGAVWGNPLIFPVFTIFGLWALLGDFIMYRMINFDF; encoded by the coding sequence ATGCTGACCAGCCAGACCATAATATACTTCATCTATGTGCTGGCAGCGGCATCCGTCATCCTCGCGGCGGAAGCACTTTACGTCTCCTATTCAAAGGGTCGCTCACGAGCCGGAACGATCAACCGGCGGCTGACGCGCCTGGCCGAGGAGGACGAGCCCGCTGAGCGGACCTTGCAAAACCTGCTGCGCGAACGCGGACTGACCGACTCTGGCGACTATATTTTTGGCGCCGTTGCGCTGAACAGGCTTTACACGCAGTCGGGCGTCACCGGCAATCCGCTGACCTTTGCCGCCGTCTTCATCTTGGCAGGACTGGTCGTTGCGCTGTTGCTCAAGCTGCTGGCGGGGTTTTCGGCGATGCCGACCTTGCTGGCCTTCATTATCGTGGGCTTCGTACTGCCGGTCCTCTTCCTCCGCCGGGCTCGCAACAAGCGGATTTTGAAGTTCGCCAAGCAATTGCCCAACGCCCTTGACATGATCGTGCGTTCATTGCGAGCAGGCCATCCGGTTTCGGTGGCGGTTGGGCTCGTCGCGCGCGAAATGCCTGACCCGCTTGGTACCGAATTCGGCATCGTTTCCGACGAAATCACCTTCGGGCTCAGCATCGAGCAGGCGGCTCGGAAACTGGCTGAGCGCGTTGGCTTCGAGGGCTTGAACCTTCTTTCCGTCTCTCTTTCCATCCAGAGCAAGACCGGCGGCAACCTCACCGAAATTCTTGCCAATCTTTCGTCCGTGCTGCGCGAGCGGCAGAAATTGAGAATGAAGATCAGGGCCCTCTCCGCCGAGGGTCGCTTTTCGGCGTGGGTCATCTCGCTCTTTCCGTTCGTCATGTTCGCGATCCTTTGGGTCGCTGCCCCGAGCTATTATGGAGCGGTCTGGGGCAATCCGCTTATCTTTCCGGTCTTCACCATCTTCGGCCTGTGGGCCCTGCTTG
- a CDS encoding Flp family type IVb pilin, with product MNMLMTMARQFRDDENGAAMVEYSILVGIIAGAAILAIVAIGLWVSGRFGNLCDILNGKGAVTGGGTGTCVKGTGAGS from the coding sequence ATGAACATGCTCATGACGATGGCCCGGCAGTTCCGCGACGATGAAAACGGCGCTGCTATGGTCGAATATTCAATCCTGGTCGGCATCATTGCCGGCGCCGCCATTCTTGCGATCGTCGCCATTGGTCTCTGGGTCAGCGGACGTTTCGGCAATCTCTGCGACATTCTTAACGGCAAGGGTGCTGTGACCGGCGGCGGCACCGGCACTTGCGTCAAGGGCACTGGCGCAGGCTCCTGA
- a CDS encoding TadE/TadG family type IV pilus assembly protein codes for MSNLLSRIVKRFRSDQHGTVLVEMTLVAPLMLLLSAGVFEFGNLIHDKLLMEAGLTDGARFAARCNSKLYADATPLARSTAPIAPRTLLSSAIGMGQRPHASLAGKKRTSRSALPTRPPAKMRSTPAPAL; via the coding sequence ATGTCGAACCTGCTGTCCCGCATCGTCAAACGTTTTCGCTCGGACCAGCACGGCACAGTCCTCGTAGAGATGACCTTGGTTGCGCCACTGATGCTGCTCCTGTCGGCAGGCGTGTTCGAATTCGGCAACCTGATCCACGATAAGCTCCTGATGGAGGCCGGCCTCACTGACGGAGCCCGGTTCGCCGCCCGCTGCAACAGCAAGCTTTACGCTGATGCTACCCCCCTAGCACGATCGACTGCGCCGATCGCGCCAAGAACATTGCTGTCTTCGGCAATTGGGATGGGACAGCGCCCTCACGCATCCCTGGCTGGCAAAAAACGGACGTCACGATCAGCATTGCCGACCCGACCACCTGCAAAGATGCGATCGACCCCGGCACCGGCACTGTGA
- a CDS encoding type II and III secretion system protein family protein: protein MQCLCVRVAAAALILLVVSVFSDVSAHAADRFIDVSNPSIHRVFVPVSQSVTIQVNATLGDIVVGDEKIADAQPMTDKTLYVIGKGIGTTTVNLFSEDKRSLGAIQVEVGQDVSDMASAIRQVAPKARIEIGSINGKIRLSGHVKDAATLASIVEVTQQYGPDAIINAVTIDDSQQVNLSVRILEAKRNAGRDLGVSWRGVNRSGKTAFATGDYTTDKDGAVFGPGELISGLLSGSSPFAALVTRVIDSNIKVDLLIQALESKGVVRLLAEPNLTTVSGEVASFNAGGEVPIRSIGTDGEVQIVYKQFGVNLNFTPVVLDDGKIHIRLAPEVSDLTGFTPAGDPIFTNRKLATVVDLRDGQSFAVGGLLSSKNTRLQEQVPWLGQVPIIGALFHNSSTQKEETELVIIVTPNVVRPVKPGQQLATPFDKTKPANDPELFLLGQLEVNKDMIRRYELGEGVTGPYGHMLDVKSKDKMLYVKK from the coding sequence ATGCAGTGTTTGTGTGTGAGGGTAGCGGCGGCTGCGCTAATCCTCCTGGTGGTGTCGGTGTTCTCTGACGTTTCGGCCCATGCGGCTGACCGCTTCATCGACGTGTCGAACCCGTCCATCCACCGTGTGTTCGTTCCCGTCTCGCAATCGGTCACGATCCAGGTGAATGCGACGCTGGGCGACATTGTCGTCGGCGACGAAAAGATCGCCGACGCCCAGCCGATGACCGACAAGACGCTCTATGTCATCGGCAAGGGTATTGGCACTACAACTGTCAATCTGTTTTCCGAGGACAAGCGCTCACTGGGCGCCATCCAGGTCGAGGTCGGTCAGGACGTGAGCGATATGGCGTCGGCGATCCGCCAAGTGGCTCCAAAGGCTCGTATCGAGATCGGTTCAATCAACGGCAAGATCCGGCTTTCCGGTCACGTCAAGGACGCCGCAACGCTGGCATCCATCGTGGAGGTAACCCAACAGTATGGTCCTGATGCGATCATCAATGCCGTTACGATCGATGACAGCCAGCAGGTCAATCTGTCGGTGCGCATCCTGGAAGCCAAACGCAATGCCGGCCGCGACCTCGGTGTGTCTTGGAGGGGTGTAAACCGCAGCGGCAAGACCGCCTTCGCCACAGGCGACTATACTACTGACAAGGACGGAGCGGTTTTCGGACCTGGCGAGCTGATTAGCGGCCTTTTGTCCGGCTCCAGCCCCTTCGCGGCGCTCGTTACGCGCGTCATCGACAGCAACATCAAGGTTGATTTGCTCATCCAGGCACTGGAGTCGAAAGGTGTCGTGCGCTTGCTGGCCGAACCAAATCTCACGACAGTTTCCGGCGAGGTCGCCAGCTTCAATGCCGGTGGCGAGGTACCTATCCGCAGCATAGGTACCGATGGTGAGGTCCAGATCGTATACAAGCAGTTCGGCGTCAATCTGAACTTCACGCCCGTCGTGCTCGACGACGGCAAGATCCACATCAGGCTCGCGCCTGAAGTCAGCGACCTAACGGGATTTACACCCGCTGGCGACCCGATCTTCACCAACCGCAAGCTGGCAACCGTGGTAGACCTTCGCGACGGCCAGAGTTTTGCTGTGGGCGGGCTGCTCTCCAGCAAGAACACCAGGCTGCAGGAGCAGGTGCCGTGGCTCGGGCAGGTGCCGATCATCGGCGCCCTGTTCCACAATTCCAGCACGCAGAAGGAAGAGACCGAACTGGTCATCATCGTCACCCCGAACGTCGTGCGGCCGGTCAAGCCTGGCCAGCAATTGGCGACGCCATTCGACAAGACCAAGCCGGCAAACGACCCGGAGCTCTTCCTGCTTGGCCAGCTCGAAGTCAACAAGGATATGATCCGCAGATATGAGCTCGGCGAAGGTGTCACGGGCCCCTACGGCCATATGCTGGACGTCAAATCGAAGGACAAGATGCTCTATGTCAAGAAATAG
- a CDS encoding TadE/TadG family type IV pilus assembly protein: protein MVEMAIAMTLLLTLTLGFIDFGYAFYQWNAATKAVQIGARLASISDPAVNTATFAAADPATDPGAPIKAGQYSFECKYSGGTGACNGNSSIFNATAFSRIFRGDTAVTNDDACPGLAANQRPGMCQFFPGLQRANVVVTYAATGLGYQTRLGGPVPTITVSLQNINFQFFFLGGLLGFSNINVPSMLSTVTGEDLKSTSP, encoded by the coding sequence ATGGTCGAAATGGCCATCGCGATGACACTGCTGCTCACTCTTACCTTGGGTTTTATCGATTTCGGCTACGCATTCTATCAGTGGAACGCCGCAACCAAGGCGGTGCAGATCGGCGCGAGGCTCGCCTCGATCTCCGATCCGGCGGTAAACACAGCCACGTTTGCGGCGGCCGACCCGGCTACGGATCCAGGGGCGCCGATCAAGGCAGGACAGTACTCGTTCGAGTGCAAATATTCCGGCGGTACCGGCGCATGCAACGGCAATTCCTCGATATTCAACGCGACCGCTTTCAGCCGGATTTTCCGCGGCGACACGGCAGTAACCAATGACGATGCCTGCCCTGGCCTCGCCGCCAATCAACGGCCCGGGATGTGTCAATTCTTCCCCGGCCTGCAGCGCGCTAACGTCGTGGTGACCTACGCGGCGACCGGTCTCGGCTATCAGACGCGGCTGGGCGGCCCGGTGCCGACCATCACCGTCAGCCTCCAGAACATCAACTTCCAGTTCTTCTTCCTGGGCGGTCTGCTCGGGTTCTCAAATATCAATGTGCCCTCCATGTTGAGTACTGTAACCGGCGAGGATTTGAAGAGTACGTCGCCATGA
- a CDS encoding CpaF family protein, whose product MLGRFIKGSNEQKAPVPVAALNGAASAPVAEAESQSDDFLTLKVELHRHLIDRFNLTALENASKDEILNEIRPIVREFVRARNVPLNARELDQLTSDTADEMLGLGPIEPLLKDDSIADILINTHNHVFIERRGVLEETSIRFRDEAHLLRIVNKIVSNIGRRVDESSPMVDARLDDGSRVNIAVRPISVDGPLVSIRKFSKHPYSLERLMAFNSIRAPMVDLLRIAVQTRKSILVSGGTGSGKTTLLNALSSYIPARERLITIEDAAELQLQQPHVGRLETRPPNVEGKGEVRQRELVKNALRMRPDRIIVGEVRGEEAFDMLQAMNTGHEGSMTTIHANTPRDALSRLEQMVGMAGMPMTHESIRAQIASAIDIIVQTQRLSDGGRRVISISELTGMEGNVVQLQELYHFVRRDVAADGQIVGEFRATGIRPRFAQEAATLGFHFGKDAFNPQVPL is encoded by the coding sequence ATGTTGGGTCGCTTCATCAAAGGGTCGAACGAACAGAAAGCGCCGGTGCCGGTCGCGGCGCTTAACGGGGCGGCAAGTGCCCCTGTTGCGGAAGCCGAATCGCAGAGCGACGACTTCCTGACGCTGAAGGTTGAGCTGCACCGGCATCTTATCGACCGGTTCAATCTGACCGCGCTGGAGAACGCGTCCAAGGACGAGATCCTCAATGAGATCCGGCCGATCGTTCGTGAGTTTGTACGCGCCCGCAACGTTCCTTTGAATGCTCGCGAACTGGATCAGCTGACTAGCGACACCGCCGACGAGATGCTGGGGCTTGGCCCGATCGAACCGCTCCTGAAAGACGATTCGATCGCCGACATTCTGATCAACACGCACAACCATGTCTTTATCGAACGCCGCGGCGTGCTCGAGGAGACCTCGATCCGTTTTCGCGACGAGGCGCATCTGCTACGCATCGTCAATAAGATCGTCTCCAACATCGGCAGGCGAGTCGACGAATCTTCGCCGATGGTCGATGCGCGCCTCGACGACGGCTCGCGCGTCAACATCGCCGTGCGGCCGATTTCGGTGGACGGCCCGCTGGTCTCGATCCGCAAATTCTCGAAGCATCCTTACTCACTGGAACGGCTGATGGCCTTCAACTCCATCCGCGCGCCCATGGTCGACTTGTTGCGGATCGCCGTGCAGACGCGCAAGTCAATCCTGGTTTCGGGCGGCACGGGCAGCGGCAAGACGACTTTGCTCAACGCGCTGTCGAGCTATATTCCGGCCAGGGAGCGTTTGATCACCATCGAGGATGCGGCGGAACTGCAGTTGCAGCAGCCGCATGTCGGCCGGCTGGAAACCCGCCCTCCCAATGTCGAGGGCAAGGGCGAAGTGCGTCAGCGTGAGCTGGTCAAGAACGCGCTGCGAATGCGGCCCGATCGCATCATCGTCGGCGAGGTACGGGGCGAGGAAGCCTTCGACATGCTGCAGGCGATGAACACCGGCCATGAAGGCTCGATGACGACCATCCATGCCAACACGCCGCGCGACGCGCTCTCACGACTCGAGCAAATGGTCGGCATGGCCGGCATGCCGATGACGCATGAGTCTATCCGCGCCCAGATCGCTTCGGCCATCGACATCATCGTGCAGACCCAGCGTCTGTCGGACGGCGGCCGGCGGGTGATTTCCATATCGGAGCTGACCGGCATGGAAGGCAACGTCGTCCAATTGCAGGAACTCTACCACTTCGTCCGCCGCGACGTCGCAGCGGACGGCCAGATTGTCGGCGAGTTTCGCGCCACCGGCATCCGTCCGCGTTTCGCCCAGGAAGCGGCCACCCTCGGATTTCACTTCGGCAAGGACGCCTTCAACCCGCAGGTTCCGCTCTGA